Below is a genomic region from Parageobacillus toebii NBRC 107807.
GAGCGGGATGATAGGGGCGGATTGCTCTTGTGTGAACTTGTCCGCCGTATTAACGGGGAAGTAGCAGTATATGAGATTATTCCTGACGAACAACCGGTCATTGAGGCAACACTCGTTCGCTTCATTGATGAGGTACGGTGTGATCTCGTGCTGACGACTGGGGGAACGGGGTTTGCACCACGGGATGTGACACCGGAAGCGACGAAAGCGGTGATTGAAAAGGAAGCTCCGGGATTAACTGAAATGATGCGAATGAAAACACTTTCAAGAACGAAGTA
It encodes:
- a CDS encoding MogA/MoaB family molybdenum cofactor biosynthesis protein; this encodes MSWKVGVLTVSDRVFRGERDDRGGLLLCELVRRINGEVAVYEIIPDEQPVIEATLVRFIDEVRCDLVLTTGGTGFAPRDVTPEATKAVIEKEAPGLTEMMRMKTLSRTKYAPLSRSVAGIRKETLIINFPGNPKGVQECFDVVQPVLSHALALIKGKDVH